Part of the Virgibacillus necropolis genome, TGATGTATAGGAAAGGAGGTTTGCGGATGTCTTCTTATAATCCAAATAACCCGAATCGGCAGCAAGCTTATCATCATAACCAGAGGGCGGATTTCCACAATAATGGCCATGTTAGGCTACAAGAATCAAGCACGCATCATGGTGACATATACGGATCAAGTATGCCTCAGGAGTATACGTCCCCAGAACAACAAAGAACTGTTTACGGTGATACTTATTCACCCTATCCAACTAGTTCCTATCATGATGCCCCTGATATAGAATATATGTCCCAAATGATTATCAATCTCGAGAATCAACTGGAAAGGCTTACTAGATTGATTGCACAAAACAATCAATTGTTACAATCGATGCATGATCAGGAAGATACCAAATGCGTACGGGGTAATGGCGGTGGAGCAGTTATTGTACGGATGTAAATAGTATAGGGTGACTAGTGACTACACAGTCGCTCATCACCCTTTTAACCGACCAAGCCATCCAACATCTAGCGGTAAATTTTGAAATTGTGACGTTTTTATCAAAAACAATGAGAACACATTTTTATGTACTAGTAGAGGAGTTTTTTCAAACCTTTACGAAAAAGGAACTTGCATTATAAATCTACGAAAAGTACGGAAGTTGTGGCGTTATTAGCGGACAGTAGAGAACAAGTTGAGTACTGTGAAACATTATCTACCTTACATACCGTATGATACGGATCTTATTGAACCAGGAAATTTTATGGAATGAGCTTGAATAATCTCCAAGCACTTTATTTTATGATGAAGAGTCAAGCCTGTATCCAAAATCAATAAGTTTGTTTTGTTGACCTAATCAACAAAACAAATTATATTATTAGTAAGGGTATGATAATGCCCTACCCCTTTATGAAAGGGGGTGATAATAGTGGATGAGATTATACTTCTAACGGCTATTGTAAGTCTTGTTACGGCAGTAGTTGGACTTGTTACCTCGGTTGTAACAACCCGTCGAGATTTGCGTAGACGAAAAGAAAAGAATCCTTCTCCGACTCAACCGGAAAAAGATTCTAACAAAAACACCTAGAAGGAAGGGGGAAGCCCCTTTCTTCACCACTATTATATTCATATCATACCTTTAATATTCTAAATTTGTCAAGGAGTTGAGATTCGTGCAAGCTGCTGCCTTTATTATTTCCATTGCCTCTATTTTAATAAGTTTTACAACATTAGCTATTATATCTAAGAGGAAAAGGAGAAATAACTAGAATAAAAATTTGAGGTGAACCTGTATGTCGTATAAAAAACCGGTACAATATTACGGACTAAAAGACTTCTCTGATTTTGTTAAAGAGGAAGGTATGAAATACAGCACACGGGAGCTATCCGTATATAAAAGCAGGGACTTATTGCCCGATCCCGAAGTTATGATTGGGGAAAGAGCAGGATGGACTAAAGAGCAGATTGATGACTGGGTAAATCAAGTGAAGTTAAAGGGAATGCGTAATTATAGACAATGAAAAAATGCTGTAAAAATTTCTTCTTTATAAACTTACCAGAATTTGCGTAGACGAAAAGAATCCTTCTCCGAGCCAACCAGGAAAGGATTCTTTCCCTATATATTATTGATAGTAGTTTTTCTTCAAAACTGTCCAAGTCTATTAATTTTTCGTTAGGATCATTAGTGCGACAACTATCAGCAATGTAACAAAGAAAAAGAACGCATTCCGCCATCTCCTAATAAAACTTATTTTCTTCTCATCACCGTATATTTTGTAGTTCTTCCTTCTCTTCACTAAAATATTTCTGTTTTTCAGGCTTATTGATCATCATTAGCTGCAATAGACTAATACATAAAATAAGAATTGACGCTGCAATGACACTGTAACGTAACGGAATAATTTCTCCTGTAAAGCCAATTAGTAGAATAAAAATTATTTGAAACAAACTCTGAAATGTGCCATAAACACTTGATATCCGGCCCATCATGTCAATCGGAACATTATTTTGATAAAAGGTCATAGATCCAGTATTAGAAAACGCATTAAAATATCCTAAAATAATAAAACCAATGGCAACAGACCAGAATGAAAAAGAAAAGGCATAAATAAGATACCCCACCGCTACCATCATGTAGCCTACACCCATTAATAGTTTAATTGACATTTTTTTCGCTAACATGGAGACCGTTAGTGCGCCTATTATCGATCCTACCCCTGTGATACTAATGAGTATGCCAAAATCTGTTTCTGACAAATGTAAAACTTGTTGGGTGAATACAACTTCTTGTGCGTCCATTCCAAGCGCAACCACCATAAAAAATTGCGCTAAAAAATAGATCTTAACGATATACGGATTGTTCCGGCTGAAAAAGATTACCTTTTTCCAATCTTTTTTTAGTAACTTGCTATTAAAAGATTGAGATGCCTCCACCTTTTCCTTCTTCTCTACATTAGGAAGTAAGTACAACATAACAGCCGATACTAAAAATGAAACCGAATTTATCCAAATGGAAATTTCAGCAGAGGTAATTAGCAATAAAACTCCAGCAATTGCTGGACCAACCAGGAATGCCCCTGATGTGATAAGACTTCGAAATGAATTAAATTGTTTTCGTTGCTCTCATGGAATTAATGTCGTGATGTAAGTCATTGAGGTAGGATCAAAAAAGGCTTTTGAAACGGAAAGAAAAAACAATACTATGTAAATGTACCAAATGGAACTTAGAAATGGAATAATAACTACTAATACGGCACGAATAATATCCGTACCTATCATGAGTCTTCGTTTATTTACACGATCAATTATACTGCCGGACCAAAACTTTGTGAGAATCGAGGCAATTGGGCCCATAATCCACAAGCCTGCAACTGCTGCAGGAGATCCAGTCATATTTATAACTAGTATGTTAATGGCAACAAGGTAAATGAAATCTCCTAAAGTGGAAATTCCTACGCCGAATAATAATAGGAAAGAGTTTCTTTTTGTTTGCATTTTTAACGTTTCGATTACGCAGCACCTCCATCCTACCTTTTATCATATACAGTAACACATAAAATGGTATTGCGGACGAATCTGTCACTGTGTAAGTAAATATTTTTCAAATAAGAACACTTGTTTGTTTTTTTCGTTATTTAGTATACTATTTATAGAAATACTCCTCGGTTACTACTTCTTATTTCATATAGAAAGATGTGGTATTATGTCATTAGCAATGATAGTTCGTGAAGATCATAAGCCTTATGTCCACCATGATCAATTATTCAAGCAGTTAATCCACACATTTTTTGCAGAGTTCCTAGATGAATTTTTTCCAGAAGTCCACGATCACATTGACTTTTCAACTGTAAAGCCGTTATCTGAAGAGATGTTTACCGATTTACACAAAGGAGAAAGTCGAAGAGCAGATATTGTTATTGAATCAAAGCTAAAGGAACAAGATACCCTTATCATTATCCATGTGGAACCACAGAGCTACACCCAACCGAATTTCCACGAACGGATGTATCAATACTTTAGTATGCTTTATAATAAGTATCGCAAGCCGATTTTACCAATTGCAATTTTTAGCTATGATGAAAATTACAATGAGCGAAACGAATTTATGATGGACTTCCCTTTCTTTCATGTATTATCGTTTAATTTTATGATGTTAGAGTTACGAAAAATGAATTGGCGGGACTATATTACATCGAATAATCCCGTCGCCGCAGCTTTACTTAGCAAGATGGGATATACTGAGGATGAAAAGATTCAAGTCAAAAAGGAATTTTTGCGAATGCTAGTTAAAATGGAAATAGATCCAGCAAGATCAGAGCTACTTAATGGCTTTTTTGAAACTTATTTATCATTAAACAAAACGGAGGAGGAAAAACTAATGGAGGAAATTAATCAATTATCTCAAGATGAGTCAGAGCGGATACTGAAATTGCCAAATTCATGGCGGGAAAAAGGTATCCAAGAGGAAAAAGAAAAAATCGCTCTTGAAATGTTAAAAGAAGGATTATCCATTGAGCTTATTGCTAAAGTTACCCATCTAGGTCTGGATGAAATTGAAGAATTAAAACGAAAGCTTTGAAAAACTAACACAGAAAAGACGTCTCAGTTTATTGGCGTCTTTTCTATTAGATACGTGTATCTATATCAGTTTTTAAAGGAGTTAATCACTAAATTTCTGCCCAAAATGTTTTCCTTAATTCCTGGCAATATTACCCGCTAAAAATTACTAACCTTCTATATCGTTTCTAGTATTTTTTAAGTGCTTCAATCATTAGTTTCCAAAAACCTTCTACATCAAGTTCTAATCCGAATTTAGCATTAACTTTCCTTCCAGTGACCCCGTGTAAATCAATTAACGTTGTTCCAGAAGTAAACTCTCCTTTAGTTTCAACAGTAATATTTACATCTTTAGTCGTAAACAATTCTGGTGCAACACAATATGCCACAGTTAATACATCATGTACTGGTGCCCCATCAAAATCGAACATTTCTTTATTTGTTGATGCAAAAAACACCAATAATTCGCCGACTATTTTAGCTATATTGTTATCAATTTTATTCACTTGATCGATAACTTCTTTTGTTGCTAAGGCTTGATGTGTTATATCTAGTCCCATGACTACTGTTGGAATATCACTATCAAATACCTTTTTTGCAGCTTCTGGATCAGCCCAAATATTAAATTCAGCTGTTGGCGTCCAGTTCCCAAACGTTCCGCCCCCCATGAGTACGATTTCTTCAATATTATCCTTAATTTCCGGTGCCTTTGATAAAGCTAAGGCAATATTTGTTAAAGGTCCAGTTGGTAGGATTGTAACAGGTTCTTTTGACTCTTTTACAAGTCTTATAATTGTGTCACTACCATGTTCCTCACTCCAACTGCGCGTAGGTTCAGGCAACTCCGGACCATCCAAACCTGAATCCCCATGAATACCAGGTGCAGTTTCTCGTAATCGAACCAATGGTTTACTTGCCCCTTTTGAAACAACAACATCAGTTAATGAAACTAAATCACAAATTTTTAACGCATTGTTAGTCGTTTTTTCAATTTCTGCATTTCCAGAAACCGTTGTAATTCCTAAAATCTCTAATTTTGGTTGCACGGCAGCTAAAATAATTGCGATTGCATCATCATGTCCCGGATCACAATCCATAATAATTTTTTTTATAGTCATACTATTACTCCCCTTTTCTTTTGGCTGTTTTCGTATAGTTAGTTGCTCATACCACCGAAGTTGATAAAAAATGCGACGTAAGTGCCTTGTTTTTTTTGGACAACCGTTCCGGAAATCCACTTCGCTTTCCACGGGCTCGCGCTTTCTAAGCAGGAGTCTACGTGGATTTCCTTCACTGGGTTTGTGCTTAACAATTTCAATTTACTTGATTGTTTAGATCACACAGGCAGCCAGCAATTTATGGAAGTTGTTTGGAGCGGAGGACCGTTGACTCCTGCGGGAACAGCACGAGTCTGAAGACCCCGCAGGAAGTGGGTTTCTTCCGAGGAGGCTGAAGCCGTGCCCTAAGGTGCGCAACGGTCCGGAGCGGAAAACAACCAGCAGTTACATCGTAATGTATTTCCGGAGCGGTATGTTACGTCGCATTTTATATCCTTTGTGTCAAAAACAACAATCTTTCAGAAAAACAGCCTTTCTTTTTAAACAACCTCTTATATTACAATCCCCATGATAGTACCTGAAATTACAGACGCTAATGTAGCACCTAACAACAATTTTAAAGCAAATTTTGAAACATAACGCCCTTGTTTTTCACTAATAGATTTGATTGAACCTGCAACAATACCTACAGTTCCAAAGTTTGCAAAGCTAACCAAATATACAGACACAATAGCAACTGTTTTATCGGAAAGATTCTTTGAAATTTCACCAAAATTCAACATTGCAACAAATTCATTTGTAACCAATTTGGTAGCCATAATTCCACCCGCTTGTACAGTTTCTGCTAATGGAATACCCATTAAAAAAGCAATTGGTGCAAAAATATAGCCCATAACCGTTTGAAACGAAATGTCAACTACACCTAGAAAAATCACATTAATCAATTCCATCAAAGAAATAAATCCTAATAGCATAGCTGCAACTGTAACAATAAGTTTTAATCCTTCCATTGCGCTATCTCCAACCATTTGGAAGAAAGGAGCTCTTTCATTTTCATCAATTTCAACTAAATCCTCATTATCGTCTAAATCATAGGGATTAATAATATTAGCAATTATGAGCGCACTAAAAATATTTAAAACCACAGCTGTTACAACATACTTGGGCTCTAACATCGTCATATAAGACCCAACCATTGCCATACTTACTGCACTCATTGCTGAAGTACAAATTGTATAAAGTCTTTTTGAAGATAATAGCGGAATTTGTTTTTTAATTGTTAAAAACACTTCTGGTTGTCCAAGTACAGCAGTAGAAACTGCAAAATAGCTTTCAAGTTTACCCATTCCAGTTATTTTACTTAAAATTAAACCTAGGAACTTGATTATCAATGGTAATACGTTGATATAATTAAGTATCCCTATTAAGACTGACAAGAAAACAAGCGGTAATAACGCGACAATTATGAACGGTGCTTCACCTTCATTCACCAGACCACCAAATACAAATTGAATTCCTGTTTCAGCAATAGCTAATATTCCTTCAAAAAACTTGCCAACGTTGGTAATAGTTATTAGACCTATATTCGTATTCATCATGAAGTAAACTAAAATGATTTGCATAGCTAACATAATCAAAATACGTTTATAGTTTATACTTTTTCTGTTATTACTAAATATAAACGCAATAATAAAAGCAAGTAAAATCCCTGTTAGTAAAAATATAAAATTCATGCAGTCCCCTCCCTTATGTGTTAGCGTTTCCAACTGGTTGAAAAAACAACTTCTATAAAAGTTGAGTTGTTACAATAACTTTATAGAAGTTTTAGTTTATTTTAATACGAACTCATTTTAGTATTATTTACTTTTACTGTTGAAACTAACTGCAATTTGGGTTCCTACCTTGGCATTGTGTTTTACTAATTCAATGTTGGCATCTAGGCTTTTTCCATCAGTTAGTTCTTTAATTTTCCCTAGCAAGAATGGTGTACTGTCTTTACCGATAATATTATTTTCTTTTGCTTCTTTAATTGCTTGATTGATAATTCCATTGATATAGTCCTCATCCATAGCATGTTCTTCAGGAATTGGGTTAGCGATTACTGCTCCACCTTTAAGGTTTAGTTCCCATTTGGTTTTTAATGTTTCTGCAATTACATCAATTGAATCAGTAGAGAAGTTTAATTGATGCTCACTATTTCTTGTATAGAATGCTGGTAGACACTCTGTTTCATATCCAATTACAGGAACCCCTTTTGTTTCAAGGTATTCCAGCGTAAGGGCTAGATCTAGGATTGATTTTGCTCCTGCACAAATTACAGCTACATCAGTCTGGGCTAATTCTTCAAGGTCGGCTGAGATATCCATCGAAGTTTCTGCACCTTTATGAACTCCGCCAATACCACCTGTCACAAAGATTTTGATGTCTGCTAAATCAGCACAAATCATTGTTGTTGAGACAGTTGTTGCACCAAGTTTTTTAGAAGCAATAATTTGCGGTAAATCACGTCTTGATACTTTCGCAACATCTGAACTTTTACCAAATAACTCTAATTCCTCATCTGTTAAACCAATTTTAATTTCTCCATCCATGATAGCAATTGTTGCCGGGACAGCACCGTTATCGCGAACAATTTGTTCAACTTCACGAGCCATTTTTATGTTTTGGGGATAAGGCATACCATGAGAAATAATAGTAGATTCTAATGCAACGATTGCCTTTCCTTCCTCTTTTGCTTGTTGTACCTCTGCAGATAATTTAATATAGTTTTTCATTTAAATTTCCTCCATATCTAATATAAATTGTTTTTGTGATAATTCCTGTCTAACTGTATACGTTGACATAATTGTTTTATGGGCATTGACCAAACCAGATTTTATAATGTAGTCAATTTCTTTCTTTTGTAACCAAGAATAAATAACTCCTGAACAAAACGAATCTCCTGCACCCGTAACATCAACAACCATAGGAGTTTCAACAGATGGAAAATGACGAATCTCTCCATTTTCAACGCCTGTAATTACACCTTTTGATCCATTCGTTATAATTACATTTTTTACTCCTAACTCTAACCACTTATTAGCCGAATTCCTCCAATCTTCCTCATCATTAATTTTTATATTCAAATAAGCTTCTGTTTCATCTTTATTTACGATAAGCCAGTCCACTGCACTCAACGTTTTTGGAAGCCTATTCATTTTTGGAGACGAAACAGGGATAACGACTAATGGAATAGTATTGTTAGTTGTGAAAGAACAAAGATAATCAATCGTTTCACTTGGACAATTTAAATCCACTACAATACACTTAGCTTTTCTAAGAAGATTACTGTTTTTCATCAACAAATCAGGTGTAATATTTTCATATACATCCATGTCTGCTAATGCAATTGATAAATCACCATTCTTATCTAAAACTGCTGTATAGGAGCCTGTTGCCGAATTTTCAAATTGTGCGACATGATCTAAATCCATAAAAGGTGACGATAAATTATAGATCTCTTCCCATTCTGGATCGTTACCACTTGCTGAAATTAGAATAACTTCCTCACCAAATCTTCCTAAGTTTTCAGCAATATTTCTTGCTACTCCACCAACTGTCATAGAGGATTTTACTGGATTGGATGTTTTGGGAACAATTTTATTTTTGATATATAACTTTCTATCAACATTCGCTCCTCCT contains:
- a CDS encoding carbohydrate kinase family protein produces the protein MTNAFNEGNQKSPIICIGGANVDRKLYIKNKIVPKTSNPVKSSMTVGGVARNIAENLGRFGEEVILISASGNDPEWEEIYNLSSPFMDLDHVAQFENSATGSYTAVLDKNGDLSIALADMDVYENITPDLLMKNSNLLRKAKCIVVDLNCPSETIDYLCSFTTNNTIPLVVIPVSSPKMNRLPKTLSAVDWLIVNKDETEAYLNIKINDEEDWRNSANKWLELGVKNVIITNGSKGVITGVENGEIRHFPSVETPMVVDVTGAGDSFCSGVIYSWLQKKEIDYIIKSGLVNAHKTIMSTYTVRQELSQKQFILDMEEI
- a CDS encoding NupC/NupG family nucleoside CNT transporter, producing the protein MNFIFLLTGILLAFIIAFIFSNNRKSINYKRILIMLAMQIILVYFMMNTNIGLITITNVGKFFEGILAIAETGIQFVFGGLVNEGEAPFIIVALLPLVFLSVLIGILNYINVLPLIIKFLGLILSKITGMGKLESYFAVSTAVLGQPEVFLTIKKQIPLLSSKRLYTICTSAMSAVSMAMVGSYMTMLEPKYVVTAVVLNIFSALIIANIINPYDLDDNEDLVEIDENERAPFFQMVGDSAMEGLKLIVTVAAMLLGFISLMELINVIFLGVVDISFQTVMGYIFAPIAFLMGIPLAETVQAGGIMATKLVTNEFVAMLNFGEISKNLSDKTVAIVSVYLVSFANFGTVGIVAGSIKSISEKQGRYVSKFALKLLLGATLASVISGTIMGIVI
- a CDS encoding nucleoside hydrolase, producing the protein MTIKKIIMDCDPGHDDAIAIILAAVQPKLEILGITTVSGNAEIEKTTNNALKICDLVSLTDVVVSKGASKPLVRLRETAPGIHGDSGLDGPELPEPTRSWSEEHGSDTIIRLVKESKEPVTILPTGPLTNIALALSKAPEIKDNIEEIVLMGGGTFGNWTPTAEFNIWADPEAAKKVFDSDIPTVVMGLDITHQALATKEVIDQVNKIDNNIAKIVGELLVFFASTNKEMFDFDGAPVHDVLTVAYCVAPELFTTKDVNITVETKGEFTSGTTLIDLHGVTGRKVNAKFGLELDVEGFWKLMIEALKKY
- a CDS encoding pseudouridine-5'-phosphate glycosidase — its product is MKNYIKLSAEVQQAKEEGKAIVALESTIISHGMPYPQNIKMAREVEQIVRDNGAVPATIAIMDGEIKIGLTDEELELFGKSSDVAKVSRRDLPQIIASKKLGATTVSTTMICADLADIKIFVTGGIGGVHKGAETSMDISADLEELAQTDVAVICAGAKSILDLALTLEYLETKGVPVIGYETECLPAFYTRNSEHQLNFSTDSIDVIAETLKTKWELNLKGGAVIANPIPEEHAMDEDYINGIINQAIKEAKENNIIGKDSTPFLLGKIKELTDGKSLDANIELVKHNAKVGTQIAVSFNSKSK
- a CDS encoding RpnC/YadD family protein; the protein is MSLAMIVREDHKPYVHHDQLFKQLIHTFFAEFLDEFFPEVHDHIDFSTVKPLSEEMFTDLHKGESRRADIVIESKLKEQDTLIIIHVEPQSYTQPNFHERMYQYFSMLYNKYRKPILPIAIFSYDENYNERNEFMMDFPFFHVLSFNFMMLELRKMNWRDYITSNNPVAAALLSKMGYTEDEKIQVKKEFLRMLVKMEIDPARSELLNGFFETYLSLNKTEEEKLMEEINQLSQDESERILKLPNSWREKGIQEEKEKIALEMLKEGLSIELIAKVTHLGLDEIEELKRKL